GTACTATCATTAGGGGCAAATACTGCAGTGTTGTACTATCATTAGCTGCAAATACTGCAGCGTTGTACTATCATTACGGGCAAATACTGCAGTGTTGTACTATCATTAGGGGTAAATACTGCAGTGTTGTACTAGTATTCTTATGAAATAGAGGGCATGTGTGAAGGCAAGCTTAAAAAAGGTTTCATCAAAGGTCCTCATTTGAAAAGCAAGAGAGAAAAAATGCTTCCTTCTTGAAGAACTTCTAGAGAAGCCAGCAGCCAAGGGGCCAGTGAGTCCAGCAGCCTAAGGGCCAATTAGTCCAGCAGGTGAGGTCAAAGGTACAAGTGGGAAAGGAAAAGAGTCATCCTGTCCTTTGAAGACATCAACAAGAAAGAAGTGAAGGGAAGGGTCCAGATCTCCCATAAACACCTGCTTGTTGAAGACCATCAGAGCTTCATGGCGCTCAAGTCCTTGGACAGGTTCTGCAGGTAGGCATCGTGAATGGTTCCCAGGAAGGCTGAGTCGTTCTGCGTGGACAGGAggaaggcaaggcaactttatttatatagcatgtGTACAACAATTTGACCAATGTGCTTcacaggttaaaaagcatagagcaaaacaaaaaccaaagaacataaacaatgcataagctaaacaaaatagtgcaaaataaataCGGTGAAAGGGTTCGGATAGGAAGACTTTATCAGTTTCACTTTGCTTTACTGCTCACATCTAAGAAGTTGGTTTGATTTCTCCTGAAGGTCCACTCAGCAGCCATCTGGACAGAATAACTGACATGTCTGCAGATGTACTCAAAAAGGAAAAGTGGTCTTTGCTGCGCCACTCATATTGAACTCACATGCCGTCCATTTCTTCTGATTCTGCTTGAAATGGTTCTGCTCCTTCATGTGATTCAACTGACTGGACTTGATCAGGACGGGCACACAGCTGTCTATAGAAGACCTTACAGCTCACATGTCAATCCTGAGGTCCAAGAATTGCCCAAGGAGCTCATACAGACAGAATTGTGGCAAGGCACAGATCTGGCCAAGGTTACCACAGAAGGTTCCTCACAGTGGGCTCGATGATCCTTCAATGGAAGAAGTTGGGGACCACCCCAACTCTTCCTAGACCTGGCCATCCAACCAAACTGAGCAATGGTGGGAGAAAAGCCTCGGTGAGAGAGGTCAAGAAGAACCAAAGATCACTGTGGCTGAGCTTCAGAGATGCCGATGGGAGAAAGCTCCACAAAGTCAACTATCACTGCAGCCCTCCACCAGTCTGGACTTTATGGCAGAGTAACCCGGCGGAAGTCTCTCCTCAGTGCAAGACACATGAAAGCCTACATAGAGTTTgccaaaaaaaacacatgaaggaCTCCCAATAAGATTTTCTAGTCTACTGAGGCCATGGTTGACGTTTTCGCTGTTTGTTCTAAGTGGCATGTGTGGAGAAAACCACCTGCCCAATACAACCCCAACAGTgaaacatggtggtggcagcatcatgttaCGGGGATGTTTTTCAGATACAGGCACAGGACGACTGTTCGCAACTGCAGGAGAGATGAATGTGGCAAAGTACAGAGATATCCTGGAAGAAAACCTCTTCCAGAGTGCCCAGGACCTCAGACTAGGCCAAAGGTTCACAATGATCCTAAGCAAAGAGCTAAAACAACAAAAGAGTGGTCTCGGAACAACTCTGTGACCATTCTTGACTGACCCAGCCAGAGCGCTGACCTAAACCCAATGGAGCATCTCTGGAGAGAGCTGAAAAAGGCCGTCCACCAATGTTCACCATCCAGGCTGACAGAACTGGAGAGGATCTGCCAGGAAGAATGGCAGAAGATTCCCAAATCCAGGTAGCATCATTCCCAAGAAGACTCGTGGCTGTACTAGCTCAAAACGTGCAAATACTCAATACTGAGCAAAGTACTCAATACTTTTGTAATACCAGGGTTTCCTGTagtgctttgttgttaaggcggccgccttaacaacaaagagccaccacctaaactaaagtcttaacaagctgctccgcttagttctgcctctgtcagtacgtctctgcagaacccagcattgtcccacccacagaaccatctgattggttacacgcagagcggtaacagccaatcagcagtgcgtattcagagcgcatgtaacagtcAATCAGCagagcgtattcagagcgcatgtagtcagtgctcctgcggtctggtgagcagaaaggtgtttagcaggtaagcataattataataaacacctcccagtcaactactagtaacatcactatgagcccgttgacgtcctagaaacataagcggcagctcagctcgctcgcagtccttgaggtgaaggctaattagcttttagcgtaacgttagctcattttgcggtatgCGTGGGTGCGTGCgtatgttacggacagcaaagccctgtctgtctgagagaaagacaagcattattgacctacagttaacaactaagttatttctgtctacctttttctgtgttgattgagctgtgttgaagcagcaaaaaaggatattatgttaaatgaagagtttctgtctctgatggttgatataataatgtaagtgcatcataaagcctacatgaactccatggtgttcagggatgaatagtctctcctattgctattgtactattttttcagctatagttacattaatcattagtaatgtagcagcttagttttgaatggaagggtccctgctatcacatgttgataaaaatataacatttacataataaaaatcaactacaggcttcccaaatgctgtaataaattaagcatgatgagttgaacatatgtcagcatgtggccccacttttaactctttttttcaaacgcttattgcaaacacttacttacagtaagtcattaatttgactttgtaagtcattattttgacttagtatgccattattttgacttagtaagccattattttgtcattattttagagagtcgccaccttaactaacaaattttctgggggaaacactgaatacatttgcaaacatttctaaattTCTGTCAAGGTGGGTGCTGAATGGACATTCATGGGAAATAAAATCTACTTTTTGATttgagcaaatggctgcaatgaaattaTTGAGGTATAATTTTTCCTTTTTGATGCGTGTAGACCACACACATTCAAGTAATTAATCGTGTCCAAAGTGTAATAGAGCCACTACCACTTGCTTCCACAAGGTCGGTGCTGCTGTTTGGTCAGCGTGGGGATCAGCAGGTTCCCCTTGAAAGTGGTGGTATGAACAATAGCATCTGAGAACGGTGGTAGGTACAGGTCCTACCTGACAAAAGGGACATACCTTGATGAGGTGTATGAGTGTCTCTTGCAGCTGAACTTTGCTGCAGGGGTGCTGCGGAGGCTCCACAGACCCTACAGAGGTGCCCAGGTGTTCCGAAGGGGATGCAGGGACCACAGCTGCAGCTGCCACCTTGCTGAGAGACTGCTGGAAGGCGCTGGGGGAGAGCAGCACGGAGGAGTCCGGCCTGGGAATGGCAAGACCGGGACTCATAGGAATAGCCTGTGAGTGGTAGATGACATTTGTACTTGTAACAGAACACTGAGGTAAACAAGAGTAGTAGAGCGAGGACTTTAACTCACTGAAACAGGTTTGATCAGGTTTGGGGGCTTCGAAAGAACATCCCGGTCTTGTGTGAGTTGGAGGACCGCTGGATGTTCTTGGAAGCTGTGAGGTGGCACCAGAGTGCTTGGCAGGAAATTGGGCGCCAGCACAGGCTTGTGGATTTCCACATTGAGCGACTGCGATGACGTTTTGAGCGAGTTGAGAATATCCTGCTCCATATAAGCCCGGGGAGCTGCAGGCCCAGCGGGAGTAGTTCGAGCCTCTGGAGGCACCATGAGAGGAGAAAGCGAACAGATAGACTGGGGGTCGGGCCTGGGGACCGCCGATTGGAAAACAGGGTTGTGATGTATTGCGTAAGGGGCCGGCAGAAGGCCGTGGCCTTGGTGCACCTGCTGTGGCCCAAGATCCTGGGCGGCCACGTGGGGACCACGGAGAGGGTTCTGGTGTGCCGCAGGGGGGTAGGGTTGGTTCTGGGGGTAAGTAGCTGAGGGGTCACTGGAAGCAGGCGTGGCATTTTTAGTGGTCATGGCGGGCAGAGGGGGGTCCTTAAGGATGGACGAGCCAAAAAGCTCCTCCACTGTAATCTGCTTCACCATCATATGAGTCTTCTGATGGCCAGAGAAGAACAAGAAGTCATTGCTTTACAACATTCTGCTTTATTTCTACCATGCATAGTGTAGACAATAAAACTCTCTTTATATTTCTGATATACTCTCATATCTTCTCTTTGTATTTCTGATATACTCTCATATCTTCTCTTTGTATTTCTGATATACTCTCATATCTTCTCTTTGTATTTCTGATATATTCTCATATCCTGTCTTTATATTTCTGATATACTTTCATATCTTCTTTGTATTTCTGATATGCTCTCATATCTTCTCTTTGTATTTCTGATATACTCTCATATCTTCTCTTTGTATTTCTGATATACTCTCATATCTTCTCTTTGTATATGCTCTCATATCTTCTCTTTGTATTTCTGATATACTCTCATATCTTCTCTTTGTAGTTCTGATATACTCTCATATCTTCTCTTTGTATTTCTGATATACTCTCATATCTTCTCTTTGTATTTCTGATATACTCTCATATCTTCTCTTTGTATTTCTGATATATTCTCATATCCTGTCTTTATATTTCTGATATACTTTCATATCTTTGTATTTCTGATATGCTCTCATATCTTCTCTTTGTATTTCTGATATACTCTCATATCCTCTCTTTATATTTCTGATATACTCTCATATCTTCTCTTTGTATTTCTGATATATTCTCATATCCTGTCTTTATATTTCTGATATACTTTCATATCTTCTTTGTATTTCTGATGTGCTCTCATATCTTCTCTTTGTATTTCTGATATACTCTTATATCCTCtctttatatttttaatatactcTCACATCTTCTCTTTGTATTTCTGATATACTCTCATATCTACTCTTTATATTCTGATAACTTCTTTTTATATTTCTGATATACTCTCACTTCTTCTCATGAATAACTTTGCCATTCTACCTTCTGAACAAAGAGTTTCAATTGATGACCTCCCTTGGCCCAAAACCACCGtgggagtgaatgaatgatggcttctcacttctctggaAGCGCTTTGAGTTTCTAGAAAAGTGCCAAATCAATCTACTCTATTATTATTGTCatcttcaaaaacacaatgacatGTTGTAGTAATAAAATAGTTTGGTAAAGTATGGTTTGGGCTGAAGTTAAAGATTTGAcggtaaaattattttaaaaagtgaTTCAAGAGGTCAGCgtataaattgaggtactactgtatttctGTAATGTTCTTTTTATTATAACAATAAGGCAAGGATTCAAACACTAGATGATTATTTTCAGCACCACTGTAGGCCCTCTTAAAACTCAGTTGGGTTTATACACGCATTTTATTTCTTTACTAAACAAAGTTCAGATCATTTATTCATTGCCATTACACGTGCAATAACCAATGCAGGGTAACGGAATGTCATTTAACATCGAATCCACAATATACATGATGTACAGAATACATCTTTCAGCATTTAGAAATAgagtaatatatatacacaactgaTATGCCACCCACATTATAGTACATAAATATTTAGTAGTATAGAGAACTTAAACTACTGTAACGATTTGTTTAAACAATGATTTGATTCGAATCATAACTTGatgttgccgatacgattcaagGACAATATCATACAATCCGATACGATTCAGTGAGTGGAAATAGATTCAGTATCAAAAACAAATCAAGCAGTGCGAGTGTGAAATGAAtattgaaattaccctctgcatccccttgttccaccctctgggaggtgaggggagcagtgagcagcaactcgggaatcattttggtgatttaatccccgattccaacccttgatgctga
This sequence is a window from Nerophis lumbriciformis linkage group LG23, RoL_Nlum_v2.1, whole genome shotgun sequence. Protein-coding genes within it:
- the dcp1a gene encoding mRNA-decapping enzyme 1A → MKMAGAGHMMSLAALQRQDPYINKLLDLTGQVALYNFNSTTNQWEKTEIEGTLFVYTRSASPHHGFTIMNRLSADNLVEPINKDLEFQLQDPFLLYKNANMGIYSIWFYDKRDCHRIAQLMVQIVKLEADHAHRQSPVKAKPRPTNGVAETRPMGILELLSKAKEEYQRAQSCDADAPTDLNATATSASDHTSQQSDKKTHMMVKQITVEELFGSSILKDPPLPAMTTKNATPASSDPSATYPQNQPYPPAAHQNPLRGPHVAAQDLGPQQVHQGHGLLPAPYAIHHNPVFQSAVPRPDPQSICSLSPLMVPPEARTTPAGPAAPRAYMEQDILNSLKTSSQSLNVEIHKPVLAPNFLPSTLVPPHSFQEHPAVLQLTQDRDVLSKPPNLIKPVSAIPMSPGLAIPRPDSSVLLSPSAFQQSLSKVAAAAVVPASPSEHLGTSVGSVEPPQHPCSKVQLQETLIHLIKNDSAFLGTIHDAYLQNLSKDLSAMKL